The region CCGGGGAACAGGTGCGAGAAGAACCTCTCGCAGTCTCTAAGGAAGGAGCGTTCGCTCTCCACTCCCCGCAACTGCTGGAAGAGTGCCAGAGTGATGACCTCCGAGTCCGAGAGACGCTTGAGAGACTCGTAACGCCTTCCTTTTAGGGTTGAGAAGCCGGTAGGCGTCATCGGTGAGGCAGAAAAGCACGATCACGGCATCTTCCGTGCGAGCGAGGCGTGGGGTATGGTGGGGTTGGGACATCCGATGCTCCTTTGGTCGGGAAGTTTCCGGATGGCCTTCTTTCTATCTCATAAAACCTTGCAACACTCATCTAGAAAGAAGGGTCTCGTCCTCCGAGATGGCTGGTGCCTAAAGTGAACCGATCGAAGAGGAGCAGACGATGGCCACAGATCATCGTAGGACGAACGCGCGGATGGCGCAAGAGGTCTTGCTGACCTTCAGCCATGAGATCGAACACTACCGGCCAAGGGCGCAAATAATCGCCGCCTCCATAGCGCCAATACGCGAGCCAATACGCTCCGCCATCGCCTCGCCGTGAAAGACAGCCGCTTTTTGAGCAGCACGAAGAGTCCTGAGTAGAGCTCCCACTTCTTCTTGCCCCTCACCCTTCCCGGTTCAGAGCCCCTTTTTTGCTCGCCTCTTCGAGGTAAGCTTCATCCCGCACCGCCTCGCCCACCATCAGTCCCAAGCCGTACGCCAGGAGCATCAGGGCCAGCGTGATCTCCAGCTGCACCCTCTTCTTGTTCATTACCTTCTCCATCCCGAGCAGGCTCTTGGCGTCTCTAAAGGTTTGCTCGATCTTCATCCTCTCTTCGTAGACCTCCACCAGCTCATCGGGCGGCAAGAAGTTGCCCATAACCCACAAAGGCTCCTTGCAACCCTTTCGCCAAACGCCGGCTACGTTCGCCTTCGTCTCCCCCCGGTAGTAGCAGCCCTCTATGTTCCGTTTTTCGCCTTTTTCGATCAGAAGGGGGATCTCTTCCCCGAGCTCATCGAAGAACTTCACCCCGCTTCCCTTGTTCAGCCTCACCACCCACTTACACTGCGCTTCCTCCAGCGCCTTCAGCCACGCCTGGGCCGAGAACTCCCGATCGAAGATGAGCGGCGTATCTCCCACCAGTTCCTCGATCTCCCAAAGGAGCTCGCGCCACCGGAGGTTGCGGCTGGTGACTTGCTCCTTTAGCGTCGCTTCCGAGTAGATCCCAAAGTGGAAGGGGATCGCTCTGCCCCTGTAGGGTTGGGCGAAAACCACCATCCAGAACCCCAAACTCTTGCCATCCGAAAGACGACCCACGTAGTCGGTTTTCTTGGCCTGGGGGCGCTCCATCTCGGTGGGATCGACCAAGACGAAAGGACTCTCGGGATCATAAAGTCTCATCAACGCTTTCTTGGCATCCAGCTTGGGAAGCACCCGGTCGATGGTGCGATAGTTGGCACCTTCCGAACTCTCGGAGAACACCTGTGACCAATCACTCTTGCGAGGAGATCGGCTCTCCAGGATCGACCACAGGATGCGGGCAGCTTTCTCCTCCTCACGGTCGAAGAGTTCTTCGGTGAAGGGCACGAGCTTTTCGGGACCGAACGGCAGTCGTCTCTGTTTGGTAGCCATGCCTCTTTTCTACCACTGTCTGAACTTACTGCCGAAGGTCACGTCTTGCTGGACAACCCAGATTTTTCCTCAGGGAGGTCGTCGAGGGGGTGCTCCAGGAGGTGCTCGAAGCGGAGATGACCGAGCACGTAGGCGCCGCTTTCCACGAGCGCACCGACGCCCGTAAGGGCCATCAGAGCCTTGTCTCCTCCCTGGCCGGCCGTCTGGACGCCGAACTCGCAGCCTGGCGGAGCCGACCGCTGCAAGCGCAAGCCTATCCCTATCTGTTGGCTGAGGCCCTTAATGCGAGAAGGTGCGGGTGGATGGGTGGGTGGTGAGCCAGGGGGTCCTGGTGGTCTCGGGTATGAGGGACGACGGCTTCAGGGAGATCTTGGCGGTGGAGATTGCAGATACCGAGAGCGAAGCGACCTACCAGAGGAGCTGTTCCGCTCCCTCAAAGCTCGTGGCCTAAAAGGCGCGGAGCTGGTGGTCTCAGACGATCATGAGGGTCTAAAGAGCGCCGTGGAGCGCCACTTCCAGGGGGGCAAGCTGGCAGCGGTGCCAGGTCCACTACGCCAGGAACCTCCTGGGGATGGTGGGCCATGCCAGACGCAAGGAGCTTTCAGAAGGTCTCTGCGCGGGGTGTGTTCGCTGCACCGCGCAGGGAGGTGGCCCTGCACCTCGCTCCCGAGTTGGCAACACGGTGGCGCACGAGCCACCCCAGAGTCGCTGAGCATCTCGAAGAGCACATCGAGGAGGAGTGCCTCAGCTGCCTGACCTTTCCGGAGAGCCATCGGGAGCGCATCCGCACCACCAATGGGTTGGAGTGCCTCAACCAGGAGATAAAGCGCAGAGGACGCGGGTGGTGAGGATCTTCCCCAACCGGGAGTCTTGCTTGCGGTTGGCTACGGCGTTGGCGGTCGAGCAATCGGAGGAGTGGGTTACGGGCAGACGCTACCCAAACATAGTGGAGGAGCTGCGCGAGCATCGGCGTTCAGAGGAGTGCGAGGCTCTGAGGAGGTGATGCTCATGGAGTGATGAGCAGAATCGCCCTCTTGGAGGAAATTACAGAAACTTCGGGACTTGCCCAGGTGTGGTTCTAGAGCGTCTTGCAACACAGTTGGAAGGCAGAGCAGAAACTTAAGGCGCCGTTGCGAAGAGTTAGGGGACATATCCGCGAAGCTTTACTAGAAACAGCGCTAGGCTGGGCGCTCGAGTCCACGACGGTTGATGATGCCCAGGGGTTTCTTCGAACGCCGCGGTTACCGAGACTAGGCTCAGCTTCCTATAAACAGACGCTCTGAGAGACTTCGCCGCTCATCCAAGCCGCTAAAACGCAGAAGTTTTGGAGGCTCCGAAGATTAGTGCTGTTGGCTCCGAGACACTATCGAGTGCGGGTAAACCGTAGTTTTTGGATGTGATATATTGGTTACTCTGATGAGCGATCAAATAGACTAGATAGGCGCAGGCATAAGAACTGGGGGAACCCATGCCGGTACCCGAGCCGACAAAGAAGCTGAACAAAACCCTTATGCGGGAGGAGGTGTACTCGACACTCAAAGAATGGATATTGGATGGCACCCTTAAGCCAAAAGAGAAGTTGAGAGATACAGAATTAGCGAGGGCTCTGGGGGTCAGCCGCATGCCCGTCCGAGAGGCCTTGCGCCGGCTAGAGGACGAGGGTCTGGTCGAGACGGCCACCAACCGCTGGACCCGAGTTGCCACGGTAGACGTGAGCCAGGCCAAGAGGATATACCCGATCCTGATAGCTCTGGAATCTCTGGCGGTTTCCCTGGCTGCGCACCGGCTTGAAGAGCGAGATCTACGCCTTATGGAGGAAGCCAACGAGCGCCTGCGCAGGATGCTGCGTGCTGGGAAGGCCGTGGAAGCCTCGGAGGCCGACCGGGACTTCCACGAGGTTCTGATGAGTAGAACGGACAACCCCGACCTCATTAGGATCGTGGACGATCTCAAAGCCAAGCTGCGTCTTCTGGAGGTGGTCTACTTCGGTGGGAGCATAGTTGCCGAGCGCTCCGCCGAGGAGCACAAAGAGATACTGGCCGCCCTGCGAGAGGGCGACACCGGGCGCGCCAGCAGGGCCGTCGAAGACAACTGGCGCAACAGCCTGCAGAGGGTTCTCGAGCAGCTCGGCGGAGAGACGGGCCGGTAGCGCAGCCTAGCGATGCCCGCCGCGGGGGTGTCGGACAGCCTTCCAGAAGAACCCGTCATGTCCGGGGACGAGCCGCGCGTCGAGGTTCTCCGCCTCTCTCAACAGCCGACGCAGCGAATTATCCGCCCGCGGGACATCACCGGCGTCGGCGGTCCAGCCGGGCGGCACCCGGTCGTTGAGGTTCTCCGACAGGTCTGCGGCGTCCACGGCCAGGAGCCAGGTTCCCGACTCCGGAAGGTCTACGCGGTAGGACATGTGCCCCGGCGTGTGGCCGGGTGTGAAGAGAGCCCAAACGCCGGGGGCGAGCTCTGCGTCACCGTCAAGCTCGCGCCACAAGATGCGCTCGCTGACGTAGTCGGGAGCGTAGTACGCCTCGGCAATTCCCGCGCGCTCCCGGGCGAAGGAGAGCTCGCCGGCCTGCACAAACACGGGCACACCTGCAGCGGAGAGATGCTGCAGTCCGCCGGTGTGGTCGACGTGCAGGTGGCTCACCGCAGCCAGTGAGAAGTCCTCGGGACGCAGGCCTACCGCCTGCAGAGCTGCGAGAAACGGGTCCTCCCCCACGCCCCAGGGCTGCTCTCGTGAGGCGTAGATGCTCCGCCGAGACGTCTCATCCTCGAGCAGGCGGCGTCCGATCCCAGTCTCCAGCAAGACCCATCCCGCCGCCGTCTCGACCGCCGCCCCGATGATAGGGCACCAGATAATCTCGTCCGAAGCCCCACGCACCGAGATGGACTTCGGGGACGGCTCTGCGCCGTAGGTGAGCATGTACATCCTGCGCGCTGCACGCGCTCCCCTCACATTCATCCTGTCCTGTACGCCTCCAGCTTTTCTTCGTCCAGCTCTATACCGAGCCCCGGGCCTCCCGGCGCGTGCAAAAACCCGTCCCGATAGACGAAAGGCTCTGTAACGACATCATCGGCGTAGTAGCGGCCCGCGGTGCGATGGGGCCCGCCGGCGGGAGAGGTAACCGGGATCACCGAAGGCAGGGAGATGGCCGGGCAAGCGGTCGCCAGATGGACGTTTGCTGCGTTGCCCACGCCGCTCTCCAGAGAACCGTTGACATCGCACGGCAGGCCGAAGACCCCGGCAACCGTGGCGACACCCTTTGCCCGCAAGAGTCCCCCGGCCTTGGCGACGTAGACCGAGATAGCGTCCGCGGCCCCGTTGTTCGCCAGCTCGACGACGTCCTGGGGCTGCCAGGCGCTCTCGTCGGCGATAATCGTCGCGTCCACCGCTTCCGTGACAGCCGCCATCCCGGGCAGCCCTTCGGTGGGCTGCTCCACGCAGTCCGCTCCGGCATCCTCCAGGTTCCTGACGGCCCTTATAGCATCCTTCACGCCAAGACGCCGGTAACCCTGGTTGGCATCCACGCGCAGTAGCGCGTCCGGGCCGACGGCATCCCGGACCGCGTGGGTAACGCTGGCATCGCGGCCGGGATCCCCGCTTGCCTTTATCTGAAAGGCCGTGCAGCCGTCCTCCAGAGCAGCCAGCGCCTCCTCTACGGCCTCCTCCCTGTCCATCAGCCCTATCATGTGCGCCACGCGCACCCCGGAGCGGTACCTGCCGCCCAGCAGGTCGTAAGCTGGCAGTCCCGCAGCCTTGCCCTGGAGGTCGTAGAGCGCCATCTCGATGGCCGCCTTGGCGTAGAGGTGGCCGCGTATCGCCCCGTCCATCCTCTCGACGATCAGCTCTACGTCGAAGGGGCTCATCCCCGAGACAACGGGGCCGAGCACGTCGCGCACCACGTGCACGACGGTACCGGGGGTCTCCCCCGCATACCTGCTGAAGTCCCCACCCCAGTCGGGGAGCGGCGTTGCCTCACCGAGCCCCACGAGCCCTTCGTCGGTGTGGAGGCGCAGGATCACCCAGCGACCAAGGCTCCCTCTCAGCCCGCGCCACCTCCACTCCCGGCGCAGAGGGAGGGATATCGGGATGGTCTCGACGTCGGTTATCCGGATGCGCGTTGCGGCGGACATGAGAGCTACCAGTCTCGCTCCGGCAGCTCGACGCGGCGGCCGGAGACGAAGACCGCCCGCACCCCGGAGAGCCGGCCCGGCTGCGTTACGACCACGTCGGCCACCGCGCCCGGGACGATCCGGCCCCGGTCCGGGGCAAGGCGCGGAACGGCGTCGGCGGGGGCGGAGGTTGCTAGACGGACGCCCTCTTCGAGGGTTATGGCGCCGGCCTCGTGGGCCTTCTCGACCACAAGGAGCATCGGGTCCCAGAAGCCTCCGGCGTAGTCCGTGGAGATAAGGTCCACCAGACCGTCCGAGAGCAGGCGGAAGGTCACGTCCGGCGTGGGGTGGAACTCGCAGGTGGAGAAGGCGTCGCCGGACATAATGTCGACGAGCGCGCCCCTGCGGCGCAGTTCCTTCGCCCGGCGGGACGCTTCGTCAGGGTCCCAGATCTGGAAGTTGGAGTGGCCCGCGATCACGCGCTCCCCCAGCTCCTCCGCGGCCTGCGCCACGACCTCGAAGGTCCCCGGGGTGTGGTGGAGGATCAGGGGCTCGCTGAAGCCCTTCGCCGCGGCTACGGCCTCCTCCAGCGACTCGCGCGCCAGCCGCCGCCACTCCAGCGTCGCCTCGTGCAGCTCGAAGAAGGCGTCCGTCTCGCCCCTCCCGATGCCGTGCTCCTCCAGCAGCGCGCCCACGCGCCCGCGATCCGCCTTCTCGGCGGCAAAGCGCAGCTCGCGGGCCTGCTCCACCGTTACGCGGACGCCGTACCTGCCCGCGAGCGCCTCCGGGATAAGGGTGTAGTCCGGCCAGTGGGCGTCCACACCCGGCCCCGCCTCCCCTATGGCTGGCGCCCCTCTCTCCAGCATCTTCTCTACGGTCCAGCGGTGTCTCTCTCGAACCCCCCCGAAGGGGAACGGCCCCTCCGTGGCCCAGCGCAGGTGCGTGGGCGTGTGGAGGGTCGATACCTTCACCGTTACGGGATGGAAGCGGGAGGAAGCGACGGCCTCCTCAACGGTGGCGAAGCCGTCTACGTTGAGCGCGGTAGTAACGCCCTGAGTGAGCAAGCGGTCGAGGTTGGCCTTCACGCGGGCGTCGGGCAGGGGCGGCTCGCCGACGATCATCAGGGGCCCGCGGGTGAGGCCGTGGACGTGGTGGTTGACAAGACCGGGGAGCACGAAGCCCCCGCGGGCGTCTATGACCGGCGCGCCACGGTCGTAGTAGGGGGCGCGGCGATGTATTACCTCCGAGATAAGGTGGTCCTCAATCGCGACGGTTACGTTCTCGCGCGGCGGATTGCCGAGGCCGTCTATCAGGGTCCCATTCGTGATCAGGGTCCGCATCCGCTCCTCCTCAGGTCGCCAGCATCCCACCGTCTATAACGAGCGCCTCCCCCGTGATGTAGCTCGCTCCTTCTCCCGCGAGGAAGACGACCGCGGGCGCGACCTCCTCCGGGGTGCACTGCCGGCGGAGCGGGACGCCCCTCAGAACCTCCTCCTCGGCGCCCGCCCCCGCGTGCTCCCAGAACGGGCGGTTGAACGGGGTGTCCACCCACCCGGGACACACGCAGTTGACCCGGATGTTGTGCGGCGCGAGCTCGTCGGCCAGCGAGCGGGTCATGTTGACGAGCCCCCCCTTGGAGGCGTTGTAGGCGACGGAGCCGCGCGTGCCTCGCAGGCCCCCAGCGGAGGCCATAAAGATGATGGACCCACCCTCATGCCGCCTCATCACGGGGGCGGCATATTTGGTGAGCAGGAAGTTGGCGGTCAGGTTTATCCTCAGGTGTAGCTCGAACTCCTTCGTCGAGAGATCCTCCAGCGGCCTCGTACGGAGCAGCCCGGCGTTCCCGAAGACTACGTCGAGCCTGCCGTACTCCTCACCGGCGGCAGCGACGAGGGCGGCTATCTCCTCCTCCCCGCTCACGTCGCAGCGCCGGAAGGCCGCGTCTCCCCCCGCTGCCCTCACGGCCTCGACCGTCTCCGAGGCCCCCTCCTCGTTGATGTCGCCGATGAGCACGCAGGCGCCCTCCCGGGCGAAGAGCAGGGCCGTGGCTCGCCCTATGCCGGTCGCGCCGCCGGTTATGAGCGCCACCTTGCCTTCCAGGCCGCTCACGGTCCCACCGACCACCCGCCGTCCACCACGAGGCTCTGGCCGGTCATGTAGCCGGAGAGGCCGGAGGCCAGAAAGACGAAGGCGTCCGCGATCTCGCGGGGGCTCGCCATCCGGCCGAGGGGGATGCGTGAGATCATCTCCTCCTCCAACTCCCCGGCCTCCATGCCGCGCAGCCCGGCTCTCCGCTCAAAGAGGCCGGACATCATCTCCGTGTCCACCTGCCCGGGGCACACGGCGTTTACCAGTATGCCGTGCGGCGCGAGCTCGGCGGCCAGCGACTCGACGAGCCCGATGGTCCCGAACTTCGACGCCGAGTAGGCGGCGTTCTCCCTCCCGCCACGCCGCCCGAAGAGCGATGAGGTAACGACGATCCTGCCCCCGCGGCCGCGCTCGACCATCCCGCGTGCGAACGCCTTGCAGGTGAGGAAAGCACCCGTGAGGTTGACCGCCAGAACCCTCTCCCACGCCTCCCTGGAGGTCTGCAACACCGGGGCCAGGTACAGAACCCCGGCATTAGCCACCAAGACGTCTACGCCGCCGAGCCGCTCGTTGCAGATCCGGGCGGCCTCTTCAACAGAGGCTTCATCGGCGACGTTGACGTGCAGCTCAAAGGCTTCGTGCCCGGCATCCTGCAGCCTGCGCGCGGCTTCCGAGACTTCCTCCCGACAAACGTCCCCGAGCGCCACGACCGCTCCTTCTTCGCAAAAACGCTCGGCCACAGCGAAGCCTATCCCCCGAGCGCTGCCGGTGACAAAGGCCCTCTTCCCCTCCAGCAGGCCGCTCAAGATCCGTCGTCTATGCGGGCGATAACGGTTCCAACCTCCACGGTCTGCCCTTCCTGAACCAGAACCGCCTTTAGAACGCCGGATCTGGGAGCTTCAAGATCCGTATCTACCTTTTCGGTCTCCACTATGGCGATCGGTTCTCCCTCCACCACCCTGTCTCCCGGCTTCTTGAGCCACCGGGAGATCGTCCCATCCTGCATCGTCATGCCCCACTTGGGCAGCTCGACATCGTACAAACCAGCTCCCTTCTGGATTCTAAGCCCGGGTGCGAGTCGCGAGGGTGGACTCGACGGCAGCCCGGATCTTCTCTTCATCCACCAGCACCCGCTTCTCCAGCACCGGCGAGAACGGCACGGGTACGTCCTCCCAGGCAACCCTGCGCGGTGCCGTCTTGAGAGAGTCGAACGCCTCCTCGGAGACGAAGGCGGCGATCTCGCTCGCCGCGCTGCACGTCATGCGGGCGTTGTCGCAGACGACGAGCCGCCCGGTCTTACGCACGGAGTCCAGAATGGTCTTTTTGTCCATCGGCACTAGCGTGCGCGGGTCCACCACCTCGACCGAGATGCCGTCCCTCTCCATCTCCCCCGCTACCTTCAGGGCACGATTCACGAGCGCGCCGATGGCGACCACCGTAACGTCCTCGCCCTCACGCTTTACCTCGGCCTCGCCGATGGGGATGGAGTAGGGCTCTTCGGGAACCGGCCCTCTCGTCCCACCCAGGACGGCGTCCTGCAGGTAGATCACCGGGTTGGGGTCGCGGATGGCGGAGATCATGAGGCCCTTGGCATCACACGGACTGGAGGGCATGACTATCTTGAGCCCGGCCACGTTCATGAGCATCGGGTGCGGGTTTTCGGAGTGCTGAGCAGCCGCGGAGCCGGAAGGCCCGGTGGCGGTGAAGTAGACGATCGGCAACGAGACCTGACCGCCGGACATGTACGGCAGCTTGGCGGCCTGGTTTGCGACCTGGTCCATCGCCACGTAGAAGAATGAGCCGACCATCAGGTCCACGACAGGCCGCAGCCCCGCCGCTGAGGCACCGATGCAGGCCCCAACAAAGGTCGCCTCGGAGATGGGGGTGTTGCGTACCCGCTCGGGCCCGAACTCCTCGATCAAACCCCTCGTCGCCCCGATGATGGAGCGGTCCACGTCCTCGCCGATGACTACCACGGTCTTGTCCTCGCGCATGGCGTCGCGCAGGCCCTCGTACATGGCCCGGATAAAGTAGAGCCGCCGGTCTGTGCTCAACGGTTCACCTCCTGCTGCAGCCTTGGCCTCTCGTCGTAGAAGAGGTGCATGAGCGCCTCCTCGGGGTCGGGATACGCGCTCTCCACCGCGAACCTGACGGCGTCCTCGATCCTCTCCTTCTCTTCGGCGTCCACCCTCTCTATCTCCTCTCGAGCGAACACCCCCTGCTCGACGAGGCGGGCCGCGAAGGTTGTGATAGGGTCCTTCCCTTTCCACTCTTCTATCTCCTCCTCCGGGCGGTAGGGACCGGAGAATGCCTCCTCACCCTCGTTGTGGCCATGCCAGCGGTACGTCCTGGCCTCGATGAGGCTCGGTCCCTCCCCCGCTCGCGCCCGTCCGACCGCCTCCGAGACCGCCTCGTGCACCGAGATCACGTCGTTGCCGTCCACCTGTACCGAAGGGATCCCGAAGGGGACGCCCCGGTCGGAGATCCGGCCAGCGGTAAGCTTCTCGGTGGGGGTCCACTCGGTGTAGCCGTTGTTCTCGCACAGAAAGATGACGGGCAGCTTCCAGATGGCCGCAAGGTTCATCCCCTCGAAGAAGACGCCCTGGTTTGATGCCCCATCCCCGAAGAAGCTCACCGTAACGGTGTCTCGCCCAAGCTGCCTGTCCCCCCACGCGGAGCCGACGGCTATGGGTATGCCGCCACCGACGATGCCGTTTGTGCCCATGATCCCGAGCGAGAAGTCCACGGTGTGCATGGAGCCGCCCTTGCCCCGGCAGTAGCCGGCCTCCTTGCCGAGCAACTCCGCCATCATGCGCGAGACGTCTGCGCCTTTGGCTATAACGTGCCCGTGGCCGCGGTGGGTCGACGTGATCCTGTCGTCCTCCCTAAGCGCCGAGCAAGCCCCGACCGCAACCGCCTCCTCGCCGATATACAGGTGAACAAACCCCGGTAGCTTCCCCCGCTTGAAGAGCTCCGCCAGCTTCTCCTCAAAACGCCGGATGCGCAGCATCAGCCGCAGCATCCCGACCAGCTTCTCTTCTCCAAGCAACCCAAGCCCTTCAAAACCCGACACCCAAAACCCTCCCTGCTTCCGTTCGTCCCAGCTGGCTCGAAAGCCCCAATAAAACACGCACTAAAAAGCACCTTCCAGCAGAACGGTTGTCTACCTTCTATCCTCCACATGGATGTAATATATTACATCTCAGATGGCATCTTGGTCAAGGGAAAGGAAACTGACCTTCAGCCATGAGATCGAACACTACCGGCCAAGGGCGCAAATAATCGCCGCCTCCATAGCGCCAATACGCGAGCCAATACGCTCCGCCATCGCCTCGCCGTGAAAGACAGCCGCTTTTTGAGCAGCACGAAGAGTCCTGAGTAGAGCTCCCACTTCTTCTTGCCCCTCACCCTTCCCGGTTCAGAGCCCCTTTTTTGCTCGCCTCTTCGAGGTAAGCTTCATCCCGCACCGCCTCGCCCACCATCAGTCCCAAGCCGTACGCCAGGAGCATCAGGGCCAGCGTGATCTCCAGCTGCACCCTCTTCTTGTTCATTACCTTCTCCATCCCGAGCAGGCTCTTGGCGTCTCTAAAGGTTTGCTCGATCTTCATCCTCTCTTCGTAGACCTCCACCAGCTCATCGGGCGGCAAGAAGTTGCCCATAACCCACAAAGGCTCCTTGCAACCCTTTCGCCAAACGCCGGCTACGTTCGCCTTCGTCTCCCCCCGGTAGTAGCAGCCCTCTATGTTCCGTTTTTCGCCTTTTTCGATCAGAAGGGGGATCTCTTCCCCGAGCTCATCGAAGAACTTCACCCCGCTTCCCTTGTTCAGCCTCACCACCCACTTACACTGCGCTTCCTCCAGCGCCTTCAGCCACGCCTGGGCCGAGAACTCCCGATCGAAGATGAGCGGCGTATCTCCCACCAGTTCCTCGATCTCCCAAAGGAGCTCGCGCCACCGGAGGTTGCGGCTGGTGACTTGCTCCTTTAGCGTCGCTTCCGAGTAGATCCCAAAGTGGAAGGGGATCGCTCTGCCCCTGTAGGGTTGGGCGAAAACCACCATCCAGAACCCCAAACTCTTGCCATCCGAAAGACGACCCACGTAGTCGGTTTTCTTGGCCTGGGGGCGCTCCATCTCGGTGGGATCGACCAAGACGAAAGGACTCTCGGGATCATAAAGTCTCATCAACGCTTTCTTGGCATCCAGCTTGGGAAGCACCCGGTCGATGGTGCGATAGTTGGCACCTTCCGAACTCTCGGAGAACACCTGTGACCAATCACTCTTGCGAGGAGATCGGCTCTCCAGGATCGACCACAGGATGCGGGCAGCTTTCTCCTCCTCACGGTCGAAGAGTTCTTCGGTGAAGGGCACGAGCTTTTCGGGACCGAACGGCAGTCGTCTCTGTTTGGTAGCCATGCCT is a window of Rubrobacter xylanophilus DSM 9941 DNA encoding:
- a CDS encoding thiamine pyrophosphate-dependent dehydrogenase E1 component subunit alpha, with protein sequence MLRLMLRIRRFEEKLAELFKRGKLPGFVHLYIGEEAVAVGACSALREDDRITSTHRGHGHVIAKGADVSRMMAELLGKEAGYCRGKGGSMHTVDFSLGIMGTNGIVGGGIPIAVGSAWGDRQLGRDTVTVSFFGDGASNQGVFFEGMNLAAIWKLPVIFLCENNGYTEWTPTEKLTAGRISDRGVPFGIPSVQVDGNDVISVHEAVSEAVGRARAGEGPSLIEARTYRWHGHNEGEEAFSGPYRPEEEIEEWKGKDPITTFAARLVEQGVFAREEIERVDAEEKERIEDAVRFAVESAYPDPEEALMHLFYDERPRLQQEVNR